Proteins found in one Roseovarius pelagicus genomic segment:
- a CDS encoding nuclear transport factor 2 family protein, which produces MVSAGVLYSRRDPAGDRSALSGGLEYAGTEIFRLDNAGRIVEHWDALQEVPETSANTNGMF; this is translated from the coding sequence ATGGTCAGCGCCGGGGTTCTATACTCGCGACGTGACCCGGCAGGCGACCGATCAGCACTATCCGGCGGTCTGGAATACGCTGGCACCGAAATCTTCCGACTCGACAACGCGGGCAGGATTGTCGAGCATTGGGATGCGCTTCAGGAAGTGCCTGAGACCAGCGCCAACACCAATGGCATGTTCTGA
- a CDS encoding cysteine hydrolase family protein — MAKADKQVRAMIEGRAALIVIDIQKSTFIDDSAVRSIDNMSGYKDRMLAARALVDAAHAHDVPVIFVQEIHRSDLVDFGRELDGDEDIHCLDGDPRTEVAKDEMGFVAGDYIVPKRRYSAFFGTDLEILLRGLRAETLILCGGLTDVCVHYTFVDAHQSDYFCRVVEDCVAGSSVEAHDAALRAMEYLQTGARRSRAEILSAFREGSDC, encoded by the coding sequence ATGGCGAAAGCTGACAAGCAGGTTCGGGCAATGATCGAGGGCAGAGCTGCCCTGATCGTGATCGACATCCAGAAGAGCACCTTTATCGACGACAGCGCAGTGCGCTCGATCGACAACATGTCTGGTTACAAAGACCGGATGCTGGCTGCGCGGGCTCTCGTCGATGCCGCGCATGCGCACGATGTGCCCGTGATCTTTGTTCAGGAGATACACCGCTCTGATCTTGTGGACTTCGGGCGCGAACTGGACGGTGACGAGGATATACATTGTCTTGACGGTGACCCGCGCACCGAGGTCGCGAAGGATGAGATGGGTTTTGTTGCCGGGGACTATATCGTTCCCAAGAGAAGATATTCGGCCTTCTTCGGGACCGATTTGGAAATCCTGCTGCGCGGGTTACGAGCGGAAACGCTTATCCTGTGTGGTGGCCTGACCGATGTCTGCGTCCACTATACCTTTGTGGACGCCCACCAGTCTGACTATTTCTGCCGGGTCGTCGAGGATTGCGTTGCCGGCTCATCGGTCGAGGCACATGATGCCGCGCTCAGAGCGATGGAATATCTGCAAACTGGCGCGCGCCGTTCCCGTGCCGAGATCCTCAGCGCGTTCAGGGAAGGTTCGGACTGCTAA
- a CDS encoding SRPBCC family protein: MPNWAELKPLEWVEIPENCNWKFLVKNYSECYHCSLNHPTFSNGVVKPETYDIQSGFDHQNEYSSWFLWPMFSFQVYPGNLLDTYHWRAVDANHVVVWRAWYSVGGEDNETVRKLAQHECARRLVLSGQSP, encoded by the coding sequence GTGCCCAACTGGGCAGAGCTGAAGCCACTGGAATGGGTCGAAATCCCCGAGAACTGCAATTGGAAATTCTTGGTCAAGAATTACTCGGAATGCTATCATTGCTCGCTCAACCATCCGACGTTTTCCAACGGCGTGGTCAAACCCGAAACCTATGACATCCAATCCGGCTTTGACCATCAGAACGAATATTCCAGCTGGTTCCTGTGGCCCATGTTCAGTTTTCAGGTCTACCCCGGAAATTTACTGGACACCTATCACTGGCGCGCCGTGGACGCGAACCATGTGGTCGTCTGGCGCGCGTGGTATTCAGTAGGCGGTGAAGACAATGAAACCGTGCGCAAACTGGCGCAACACGAGTGCGCACGCCGTCTCGTCCTGTCAGGTCAATCGCCTTAG
- a CDS encoding MurR/RpiR family transcriptional regulator encodes MCTIVNQYCDKCVIKILKRFADELADLTLRARKAATDVLENPRDVGVSTVREIAEAARVKPNTVVRMARQVGFEGYGDFREPFRDAIRRGDANFPDRVRWLQDIRKSGDLGGVYADMVQGALQNIEDSFALMSADQFKNAAEAIWALRNVCTLGVDVNNASARNFTYLASTGMTQFRAIPARAQTRWMI; translated from the coding sequence ATATGTACCATCGTCAATCAGTATTGCGACAAATGTGTCATAAAAATCCTGAAGCGCTTCGCAGACGAACTGGCAGACCTCACCCTCCGAGCACGCAAGGCCGCGACCGACGTCTTGGAAAACCCCAGAGACGTGGGCGTTTCAACAGTGCGGGAAATCGCCGAGGCGGCGCGCGTCAAACCAAACACCGTGGTCCGCATGGCGCGACAAGTGGGCTTTGAGGGCTACGGCGACTTTCGCGAACCGTTTCGCGATGCCATCCGGCGCGGCGATGCGAATTTCCCCGATCGCGTTCGCTGGCTTCAGGATATTCGTAAATCCGGTGACCTTGGTGGGGTGTATGCCGATATGGTTCAGGGGGCCTTGCAGAATATCGAAGACAGCTTTGCTTTGATGTCTGCAGACCAATTCAAGAACGCAGCCGAGGCGATTTGGGCCTTGCGGAACGTCTGTACGCTGGGCGTGGACGTAAACAATGCCAGCGCGCGCAATTTCACATATCTAGCCTCTACCGGCATGACACAATTCCGCGCAATCCCCGCGCGGGCTCAAACCCGATGGATGATCTGA
- a CDS encoding glycine cleavage T C-terminal barrel domain-containing protein, translated as MRMEKAFKGAGALTNEVTLPEADVMRFVRTAKDYQGKEQTLAGADDPPWVCAYLEIEPDGIEDRHGGEAVLLDGAVVGSTASVVYGHTVGKILAFAHIKPHATTPGTVLEVIVAGRPRAASVLDEPAYDPQSVLSRMELNMEATQ; from the coding sequence ATGCGTATGGAAAAAGCGTTCAAGGGGGCAGGCGCGTTGACCAACGAGGTGACGTTGCCAGAGGCGGACGTGATGCGGTTCGTGCGCACCGCCAAGGATTATCAGGGCAAGGAACAGACGCTGGCCGGGGCGGATGACCCGCCGTGGGTCTGCGCCTATCTTGAGATTGAGCCAGACGGGATTGAGGATAGACACGGCGGCGAAGCGGTGCTTTTGGATGGTGCGGTGGTCGGGTCGACGGCATCGGTGGTTTATGGGCATACGGTCGGCAAGATTCTGGCGTTTGCCCATATCAAACCCCATGCCACCACGCCCGGCACTGTGCTGGAAGTGATTGTCGCGGGACGGCCGCGGGCAGCATCTGTGCTGGACGAACCGGCCTATGATCCGCAAAGCGTACTATCCCGTATGGAACTGAACATGGAGGCGACACAATGA
- a CDS encoding alcohol dehydrogenase family protein, with protein sequence MTLPDTMRAMVTMGHGGLEQMVLHADWPRPEPVAGEVLVRVRACGLNNTDVNTRSGWYSKTVTDATTGGAFEEVGEDDPTWGGAPITFPRIQGADVCGEIVGVGAGVDPARIGARIITDNWLRDPDDPTDKNKTGYFGSERDGGFAEYTTMPSVNAITIRSELSDAELATFSCSYSTAEGMLTRANVTAKDTVLVPGASGGVGGALVQLAKRRGARVIALASEAKHSDVTSLGADRVLARAPDDLRAALGEDRITVVADVVGGPYWPTLIDILERGGRYTCSGAIAGPMVDLDLRTFYLRDLTFTGSTVIDPEVTNNLVRYIEAGDVKPALAATYPLDQLREAQAAFIAKKHTGNIVVTP encoded by the coding sequence ATGACCCTGCCAGACACGATGCGCGCTATGGTCACGATGGGCCACGGCGGACTGGAACAGATGGTTTTGCACGCGGACTGGCCGCGCCCTGAGCCGGTCGCCGGAGAGGTTCTGGTGCGCGTTCGCGCCTGCGGGCTGAACAACACTGACGTGAACACGCGATCGGGCTGGTATTCCAAGACGGTCACCGATGCGACCACAGGCGGCGCGTTCGAGGAGGTGGGAGAGGATGACCCCACCTGGGGCGGGGCGCCGATCACTTTCCCGCGCATTCAGGGGGCTGATGTCTGCGGCGAGATTGTCGGCGTGGGGGCGGGTGTCGATCCCGCCCGCATCGGCGCGCGGATCATCACGGATAACTGGCTGCGCGATCCCGACGATCCGACAGATAAGAACAAGACGGGCTATTTCGGGTCCGAGCGTGATGGCGGATTTGCCGAATACACCACCATGCCTTCTGTCAACGCGATCACGATACGATCAGAGTTGTCGGACGCGGAACTGGCGACGTTCTCATGTTCTTACTCTACCGCCGAGGGTATGCTGACTCGCGCCAATGTCACAGCCAAGGACACGGTTCTGGTGCCCGGCGCATCGGGCGGTGTTGGCGGCGCGTTGGTGCAATTGGCCAAACGGCGCGGCGCACGGGTCATCGCTTTGGCCTCTGAGGCCAAGCATTCGGATGTGACATCTCTCGGCGCGGACCGGGTATTGGCGCGCGCGCCGGACGATCTGCGCGCTGCATTGGGCGAGGACAGGATTACCGTTGTCGCCGATGTTGTCGGTGGTCCGTATTGGCCGACATTGATCGACATTCTGGAACGCGGTGGACGCTATACCTGCTCGGGCGCGATTGCCGGGCCGATGGTGGATTTGGACCTGCGGACATTCTATCTGCGCGACCTGACATTCACCGGATCCACGGTGATTGATCCCGAGGTCACCAACAATCTTGTTCGCTACATTGAGGCAGGGGATGTCAAACCGGCACTGGCCGCGACTTATCCGTTGGATCAACTGCGCGAGGCGCAGGCGGCATTTATCGCGAAAAAACACACGGGCAATATTGTGGTGACGCCATGA
- a CDS encoding aspartate aminotransferase family protein, translating into MQKLNTQAEWMMRAQAVLPAGGFGNFDPGIIIAKGQGSRVWDEDGNEYVDYLIGSGPMLLGHGHPEVMEAVLEQLPKGMTFFANNTKGIELAEAICEAVPCCEQVRFVASGGEADMYAIRLARAYTGRDKILKFEGGYHGMSAEAQMSLAPAKQVNFPQAVPDSAGIPQDVADQMVIAPFNDLEAVATLMSETPDIAAIIVEPLQRIIPATPGFLQGLRDLCDRHGVLLIFDEIVTGFRLAYGGAQEKYGVVPDICTLGKIIGGGFPLAALGASAEIMRHFDKDAIGDDKWLMQLGTLSGNPVAAAAGLKTMEVLRRAGTYDTLRAHGATLQKMQSDALGHAGIAHRICGDETLFDLYFTDAACRDYRTAKHADPQMNTRYNTSLRRHGVFKSPGKLYPSLALTDQDFELTKNAVEAAVLALTDGGSARPD; encoded by the coding sequence ATGCAAAAACTAAACACCCAAGCCGAGTGGATGATGCGCGCGCAGGCCGTTCTGCCCGCAGGCGGGTTTGGCAATTTCGACCCCGGCATTATCATCGCAAAGGGTCAAGGCAGCCGCGTCTGGGACGAAGATGGCAATGAATATGTGGATTATCTGATCGGTTCCGGTCCGATGCTGCTGGGTCACGGTCACCCGGAGGTGATGGAAGCGGTTCTGGAGCAACTCCCGAAGGGAATGACGTTTTTTGCTAATAATACCAAGGGGATCGAACTGGCTGAGGCCATATGTGAGGCGGTGCCCTGCTGCGAGCAGGTGCGTTTCGTGGCATCGGGCGGCGAGGCTGACATGTATGCGATCCGGCTGGCCCGCGCCTATACAGGACGCGATAAGATCCTGAAATTCGAAGGTGGATACCACGGCATGAGCGCCGAGGCGCAGATGAGTCTTGCTCCGGCAAAGCAGGTGAATTTCCCGCAAGCGGTGCCCGACAGTGCAGGCATCCCGCAGGACGTGGCGGATCAGATGGTTATTGCGCCGTTCAACGATCTGGAGGCCGTCGCCACCCTGATGTCCGAAACCCCGGACATTGCGGCGATCATCGTGGAGCCGCTGCAACGCATCATCCCGGCAACGCCCGGATTTCTGCAAGGGCTGCGCGATCTTTGTGACAGGCATGGGGTGCTGTTGATCTTTGATGAAATCGTGACCGGGTTCCGCCTCGCCTATGGAGGCGCACAGGAAAAGTACGGCGTGGTGCCGGATATTTGCACCTTGGGCAAAATCATCGGCGGCGGCTTTCCCCTTGCGGCTCTGGGTGCCAGTGCAGAGATCATGCGGCATTTCGACAAGGATGCGATCGGTGACGACAAGTGGTTGATGCAACTGGGGACGCTTTCGGGCAATCCAGTTGCGGCGGCGGCGGGCCTGAAAACGATGGAGGTTCTGCGGCGTGCGGGGACCTATGACACGTTGCGTGCACATGGCGCGACTCTGCAAAAGATGCAGTCAGATGCGCTTGGCCACGCGGGCATAGCGCATCGTATATGCGGGGACGAAACCCTGTTTGACCTGTATTTTACGGATGCGGCGTGCCGAGACTACCGAACGGCCAAGCACGCGGATCCCCAGATGAATACCCGCTATAACACCAGCCTACGCCGCCATGGTGTCTTCAAGTCACCCGGCAAGCTCTACCCGTCACTGGCGCTGACCGATCAGGATTTCGAACTGACAAAAAATGCCGTGGAGGCCGCAGTGCTGGCGTTGACTGATGGAGGCAGTGCCCGGCCTGATTAG
- a CDS encoding Glu/Leu/Phe/Val family dehydrogenase — protein MNHAAVAHSLTIRDLTPGKGYERLVEAKDDKTGLHALVSIHSLKRGPAAGGCRMFNYAKIEDAIYDVERLSKGMTYKNAAAELPLGGGKSVIIGNPKTLKTPELMRAFGAFIEYLAGDYYTAEDVGVSTQDMAYISETTSYVAGLDGGEFASGDPSPVTARGVFLCLKQTLKRGLGSDDLTDKTIAIQGLGHVGMSLAGMLHDAGAKLIVSDINDDAVRIAQADFGATVVSPDEILHQQADVFAPCAMGGALTADAIDVLKARYVVGAANNQLADDTCGQRLQDKGILYAPDYIVNGGGIVNVAMEILKISDPSYRESRISGLATTLEQVFERAAETGQPPHMVADELIGTRLR, from the coding sequence ATGAACCACGCCGCCGTCGCACATAGCCTGACAATCCGCGACCTAACACCCGGCAAAGGGTATGAAAGACTGGTCGAGGCAAAGGACGACAAAACCGGGCTGCACGCGCTGGTCTCCATCCACTCGCTGAAACGCGGGCCTGCTGCGGGTGGTTGCCGGATGTTCAACTATGCCAAGATCGAAGATGCGATTTATGATGTCGAACGTTTGTCAAAGGGCATGACCTACAAGAATGCTGCTGCTGAACTGCCGTTAGGTGGTGGAAAATCGGTCATCATCGGCAATCCGAAAACCCTCAAGACGCCCGAACTGATGCGCGCCTTTGGTGCCTTCATCGAATATCTGGCCGGCGATTACTACACCGCCGAGGATGTCGGCGTGTCGACGCAGGATATGGCATATATCTCTGAAACCACGTCATATGTCGCCGGTCTGGACGGTGGTGAATTTGCCAGCGGCGATCCGTCGCCGGTCACGGCGCGCGGGGTGTTCCTCTGCCTGAAGCAGACGCTTAAGCGCGGTCTGGGTTCGGACGACCTGACAGACAAAACCATTGCAATTCAAGGTCTGGGCCATGTCGGCATGAGTCTGGCAGGAATGTTGCACGATGCGGGTGCCAAACTGATTGTCAGCGACATCAATGATGACGCCGTGCGCATCGCGCAGGCTGACTTTGGCGCCACCGTGGTTTCACCCGATGAAATCCTGCATCAGCAGGCGGACGTTTTCGCGCCCTGCGCGATGGGTGGTGCGCTGACTGCAGATGCGATTGACGTGCTCAAGGCCCGTTACGTTGTCGGCGCTGCGAACAACCAACTGGCCGATGACACTTGCGGCCAGCGGTTGCAGGACAAAGGCATACTTTATGCGCCCGATTACATCGTGAACGGCGGCGGCATCGTGAACGTAGCGATGGAAATTCTAAAGATCTCTGATCCCTCTTATCGCGAAAGCCGCATCTCGGGGCTGGCCACGACACTGGAGCAGGTCTTTGAACGTGCGGCAGAAACCGGCCAGCCGCCGCATATGGTTGCGGACGAACTGATCGGCACCCGGCTGCGGTAA
- a CDS encoding Lrp/AsnC family transcriptional regulator has translation MKQLDQTDIRILRTLQKEGNIPNTRLSEIVALSTSQCWQRVQRLQRDGYIMGYNAVINHELLGYSDIVLVEIAAARDEVSRIAQLCDELSKIPEVLEVHLTSGEFDCFIKVAVDGTRGYENFLNQKLYRIKGIRNSRSSFSLKCFKSETGFVPDTL, from the coding sequence GTGAAACAGTTGGACCAGACAGATATTCGAATCCTTCGCACGCTGCAAAAAGAAGGTAATATTCCGAACACGCGGTTATCCGAGATCGTGGCGTTATCCACCAGCCAGTGTTGGCAGCGCGTACAGCGTCTGCAGCGTGATGGCTATATCATGGGTTACAATGCGGTCATCAACCACGAACTGCTTGGGTATTCGGATATTGTGTTGGTCGAAATTGCGGCGGCTCGCGATGAAGTGTCCCGCATTGCTCAGCTTTGTGATGAGCTTAGCAAGATACCCGAAGTGCTGGAGGTTCACCTGACGTCAGGCGAATTCGATTGTTTCATCAAGGTCGCTGTCGATGGGACCCGTGGTTATGAAAACTTCCTGAATCAGAAGCTCTATCGGATCAAAGGCATTCGCAATTCAAGGTCCTCGTTCTCTTTGAAGTGCTTCAAATCTGAAACCGGGTTTGTGCCAGATACGCTATAG
- a CDS encoding 3-methyl-2-oxobutanoate dehydrogenase (2-methylpropanoyl-transferring) subunit alpha, translating into MTDTPALSLNVPQPACRPGDTPDFSSIDVPAAGSVRRPPVDEQPDAMRDLAFTIIRVLDDEGNAVGDWADSLTDEEVARGLRDMMTLRIFDNRMMTAQRQGKTSFYMQHLGEEAVSCAFQRALSKGDMNFPTYRQAGLLIASDYPLETMMCQVFSNEADPLHGRQLPVMYSSKEHGFFTISGNLATQYIQAVGWSMASAIKGDTKIATSWIGDGSTSESDFHAALVFASTYAAPVVLNVVNNQWAISTFQGLARGGSHTFAARGHGFGIPSLRVDGNDYLAVHAAAKWATERARRNLGPTLIEHVTYRAGGHSTSDDPSAYRPKAESEAWPLGDPIDRIKTYLINKGLWSDDRHKQAEAEITDMVIECQKRAEAIGTLNSGHAPSPRDMFEDVYAEMPAHLVRQRHEVGY; encoded by the coding sequence ATGACCGACACGCCCGCGCTTTCCCTCAACGTACCGCAGCCTGCCTGCCGACCCGGAGATACACCGGATTTTTCCAGCATTGATGTGCCTGCTGCCGGATCAGTTCGGCGGCCGCCGGTTGATGAACAGCCCGACGCGATGCGCGATCTGGCCTTTACCATCATTCGCGTACTGGATGACGAGGGGAACGCGGTTGGCGACTGGGCCGACAGTCTGACCGACGAAGAGGTGGCCCGCGGGTTGCGGGACATGATGACCCTGCGCATCTTTGACAACCGGATGATGACTGCACAGCGTCAGGGCAAAACATCGTTTTACATGCAGCATCTGGGCGAAGAGGCGGTGAGCTGTGCGTTTCAACGGGCCTTGAGCAAAGGCGATATGAACTTTCCCACCTATCGTCAGGCCGGGTTGCTGATCGCCTCGGACTATCCGCTGGAAACCATGATGTGTCAGGTGTTCTCTAACGAGGCTGACCCGCTGCATGGGCGGCAGTTGCCGGTCATGTATTCGTCAAAGGAACACGGGTTCTTTACCATTTCGGGTAACCTTGCCACCCAGTACATTCAGGCTGTGGGCTGGAGCATGGCATCGGCGATCAAGGGCGATACCAAGATCGCGACCAGCTGGATCGGAGACGGTTCAACCTCGGAGAGCGATTTTCACGCCGCATTGGTGTTCGCATCGACCTACGCAGCCCCGGTTGTGCTGAATGTTGTTAATAACCAGTGGGCCATTTCCACGTTTCAAGGGCTGGCGCGGGGTGGATCACATACCTTTGCAGCGCGTGGTCACGGGTTCGGCATTCCGTCGTTGCGGGTGGATGGAAACGATTATCTGGCGGTCCATGCTGCCGCCAAATGGGCGACCGAGCGCGCGCGGCGCAATCTGGGCCCGACCCTGATCGAGCATGTGACATACCGAGCTGGCGGGCATTCCACTTCGGATGATCCCAGCGCTTATCGTCCGAAAGCGGAAAGCGAAGCCTGGCCGCTGGGTGATCCGATCGACCGGATCAAGACATATCTGATCAACAAGGGGCTGTGGTCCGACGATCGTCACAAGCAGGCCGAAGCCGAGATCACCGATATGGTGATTGAATGCCAGAAACGCGCCGAGGCCATCGGCACGCTCAATTCCGGTCATGCGCCATCGCCGCGTGACATGTTCGAGGATGTCTATGCCGAAATGCCGGCGCATCTGGTGCGGCAGCGTCACGAAGTGGGGTACTGA
- a CDS encoding alpha-ketoacid dehydrogenase subunit beta, with product MTQMTMIGAIQNAHDLAMERDENVVVFGEDVGYFGGVFRCTAGLQQKYGASRCFDAPISELGIVGAGVGMAAYGLKPVVEVQFADYMYPAYDQIVSEAARLRYRSGGEFTCPMVVRMPTGGGIWGGQTHSQSPEALFTHVSGLKTVIPSNPQDAKGLLLSAIADPDPVIFLEPKRLYNGPFDGYHDRPVQPWKKHPMGEVDPGYYEIPLGKAAVAREGQDMTIVTYGTMVHVAMAAVEATGINAEVIDLRTLIPLDTETVMTSVQKTGRCIVLHEATLTSGFGAELAAQVQAECFYHLEAPVLRVAGWDTPYPHAQEWAYFPGPDRVGRNMKNLMEA from the coding sequence ATGACACAGATGACGATGATCGGGGCGATTCAAAACGCCCATGACCTAGCAATGGAGCGCGATGAGAATGTCGTCGTGTTCGGCGAGGACGTCGGTTACTTTGGTGGCGTGTTTCGCTGCACCGCCGGGCTGCAACAGAAATACGGTGCCTCGCGTTGCTTTGATGCGCCGATCAGCGAGTTGGGGATTGTCGGTGCTGGCGTCGGCATGGCGGCCTATGGCCTGAAACCTGTCGTCGAGGTGCAATTCGCCGACTATATGTATCCGGCCTATGACCAGATCGTGTCTGAGGCCGCGCGCCTGCGCTATCGTTCGGGGGGCGAGTTTACTTGCCCGATGGTGGTGCGTATGCCCACCGGCGGCGGTATCTGGGGCGGACAGACCCACAGCCAGAGCCCTGAGGCACTGTTTACCCATGTTTCGGGCTTGAAAACGGTGATCCCGTCGAATCCGCAGGACGCCAAGGGGCTGCTGCTGTCGGCAATCGCGGACCCCGATCCGGTGATTTTTCTCGAACCCAAGCGGCTGTATAACGGCCCGTTCGACGGCTATCACGACCGGCCCGTGCAGCCGTGGAAGAAACACCCCATGGGCGAGGTTGATCCGGGGTATTACGAGATCCCGTTGGGCAAGGCCGCCGTGGCGCGCGAGGGGCAAGACATGACCATCGTGACCTATGGCACCATGGTTCATGTGGCCATGGCCGCCGTCGAGGCCACAGGCATCAACGCCGAGGTGATTGATCTGCGCACATTGATCCCGCTGGACACCGAAACTGTAATGACATCGGTCCAGAAAACCGGGCGCTGCATCGTGCTGCACGAGGCGACGTTGACCTCGGGCTTTGGCGCGGAACTGGCCGCGCAGGTTCAGGCTGAGTGTTTCTATCACCTTGAGGCACCCGTGTTGCGGGTCGCGGGATGGGACACGCCCTATCCGCATGCACAGGAATGGGCGTATTTTCCGGGACCTGATCGGGTTGGGCGCAACATGAAAAATTTGATGGAGGCGTAA
- a CDS encoding 2-oxo acid dehydrogenase subunit E2: MGLYTIKLPDVGEGIAEAELGVWRVAIGDIVKEDDILTDVMTDKAAVEIPSSVSGKVVWLGGDAGDVLSIGADLIRLEVEGAGNTAETAADVDASAAKPAENAPEQDPAPVPEPAQSDAAPLLDLLIGDGKGLHEIKVPDVGEGIAEAELTGWSVAIGAQVQEDDIIAEVMTEKAAVEIPSNVSGKVLYLGGSVGDTLAIGGTLLLLEVDGAGNTTVDAVAKKLASAAPASAAPTQSTAPVTKAKPAAPAPKAKPKAPAAAPTQRRAEGEKPLTTPSVRMRARDLGVDLRRVTGSGPAGRITHEDLTHFHQTGGQVAATGVAKRPQRTGETEEKVIGLRRKIAERMALSKSRIPHITIVEEVDVTDLEDLRGQLNKARADSRGKLTVLPFVIRAIVDAVAEQPNLNAHFEDDHSIFRKYEGVHVGIATQTPGGLIVPVVRHAEAMNLWDSATELGRLATAARDGKAKADELSGSTITITSLGPLGALATTPIINYPEVAIVGINKMEVRPHWDGAGFVPRKKMNISCSFDHRVIDGWDAAVFVQKLKSLLEAPALLLLED; encoded by the coding sequence ATGGGACTGTACACCATCAAGCTGCCCGATGTCGGCGAAGGCATCGCAGAGGCGGAATTGGGCGTCTGGCGTGTCGCAATCGGCGATATCGTCAAGGAGGACGATATCCTGACTGATGTGATGACCGACAAGGCTGCGGTCGAAATCCCGTCCTCCGTGTCGGGCAAGGTCGTCTGGCTGGGAGGGGACGCGGGGGATGTCCTGTCCATCGGTGCCGACCTGATCCGACTGGAAGTCGAGGGCGCGGGCAACACCGCCGAAACGGCGGCAGACGTCGACGCGTCCGCCGCGAAGCCAGCCGAAAATGCCCCTGAACAGGACCCTGCGCCAGTGCCGGAGCCAGCACAGTCTGACGCCGCGCCGTTGCTTGATCTCTTGATCGGGGATGGCAAGGGATTGCATGAAATCAAGGTGCCGGATGTGGGCGAGGGGATCGCTGAGGCCGAACTGACAGGGTGGAGCGTGGCCATTGGCGCGCAGGTTCAGGAAGACGACATCATCGCCGAGGTGATGACGGAGAAGGCAGCAGTCGAGATTCCATCGAATGTTTCTGGCAAGGTGCTCTATCTGGGCGGGAGCGTGGGCGATACGCTGGCCATCGGCGGGACGCTGCTGCTGTTGGAGGTAGACGGTGCGGGCAACACGACGGTTGATGCTGTTGCCAAGAAACTGGCATCCGCTGCCCCCGCATCTGCGGCTCCAACCCAATCCACAGCGCCCGTAACCAAGGCCAAGCCTGCGGCACCAGCGCCGAAAGCCAAGCCCAAGGCACCCGCGGCTGCGCCGACACAACGCCGGGCAGAGGGCGAGAAACCCCTGACGACCCCATCTGTGCGCATGCGTGCGCGTGATCTGGGGGTCGATCTGCGCCGGGTGACGGGCAGCGGACCTGCGGGACGGATCACTCACGAGGATCTGACCCATTTCCACCAGACCGGCGGGCAGGTCGCGGCGACTGGCGTTGCGAAACGCCCGCAGCGCACTGGCGAGACCGAGGAAAAGGTGATCGGTCTGCGTCGCAAGATCGCCGAGCGCATGGCGCTGTCGAAATCGCGTATCCCGCATATCACCATCGTCGAGGAAGTGGATGTCACCGATCTGGAGGATCTGCGCGGCCAGTTGAATAAGGCGCGGGCAGACAGCCGGGGTAAGCTGACCGTGCTCCCCTTTGTCATCCGTGCCATTGTTGATGCGGTGGCTGAGCAACCAAACCTGAATGCGCATTTCGAGGATGATCACAGCATCTTTCGCAAATATGAGGGTGTGCATGTGGGGATCGCGACCCAGACGCCCGGTGGCCTGATCGTCCCGGTCGTGCGCCATGCCGAGGCCATGAACCTGTGGGACAGCGCCACAGAGCTGGGTCGTCTGGCAACTGCCGCCCGCGATGGCAAGGCCAAGGCGGACGAGTTGAGCGGCTCGACCATAACCATCACGTCGCTGGGCCCACTTGGCGCGCTGGCGACAACGCCGATCATCAATTACCCGGAGGTGGCGATTGTCGGCATCAACAAGATGGAAGTGCGCCCGCATTGGGACGGCGCGGGCTTTGTGCCGCGCAAGAAGATGAACATCTCTTGCAGCTTTGATCATCGTGTCATCGACGGCTGGGATGCGGCGGTCTTTGTCCAGAAACTCAAGTCGCTGCTCGAAGCGCCCGCCCTGCTGCTGCTGGAGGATTGA